The Candidatus Abyssobacteria bacterium SURF_5 genome includes a region encoding these proteins:
- a CDS encoding YkgJ family cysteine cluster protein, with amino-acid sequence MNGDPTKSLGLKVKRTFTAFLPIDANRKGACRRCGGCCKLAFNCPFYDGTGCAIYSIRPPQCRKYPRTKEESIVPGCGFKFGD; translated from the coding sequence ATGAATGGCGACCCCACAAAATCTCTCGGTCTGAAAGTCAAGAGGACGTTTACCGCCTTTTTGCCCATTGACGCCAATCGGAAAGGCGCCTGCCGGCGGTGCGGCGGATGCTGCAAATTGGCTTTTAACTGTCCTTTTTATGATGGTACCGGATGCGCAATCTACTCGATTCGGCCCCCACAATGCCGCAAATATCCGCGCACGAAAGAGGAATCAATTGTGCCGGGGTGTGGTTTCAAATTCGGCGACTGA
- a CDS encoding carbamoyl-phosphate synthase large subunit — translation MPKRNDIQKILIIGSGPIIIGQACEFDYSGAQACKALREEGYTIVLVNSNPATIMTDPEMADRTYIEPLVPHVLEKIIERERPHALLPTIGGQTGLNLAVDLAQMGVLDRWNVELIGAKLPAIQKAEDRSLFKEAMNRIGLELPRSYFCHSIEEAMAQIDAIGFPVVIRPSFTLGGTGGNIAYNRDEFERMVKWGLDASPISEVLVEESVIGWKEYELEVMRDGADNVVIICSIENFDPMGIHTGDSITVAPAQTLSDKEYQAMRDAAAAVIREIGVDTGGSNIQFAVDPATGRMVVIEMNPRVSRSSALASKATGFPIAKIAAKLAVGYTLDEIPNDITKQTPASFEPTIDYCVVKIPRWAFEKFPGSDPTLTIQMKSVGETMSIGRTFKEALQKGLRSLEIDRYGLGSDGKNVRYPAGAAGPETINHIRERLRTPTSERIFYLREAILAGLDIAEIYQLTRIDPWFINNIKDILDAESRLRSAPVSLLDMIRGAAGQNGSPEARALLLDAKQHGFSDRQLAYLWESDEMTVRSARKKLGVEATFKLVDTCAAEFEAYTPYYYSTYSDEDEVRPSEKKKVMILGGGPNRIGQGIEFDYCCVHAAFALKEEGCETIMVNSNPETVSTDYDTSDKLYFEPLALEDVLNICDKEKPDGVIVQFGGQTPLKLAVPLQKAGVPIIGTLPEHIDVAEDRELFRQILDRLGLKQAPSDTAFSTEDALGIANRIGYPVLVRPSYVLGGRAMIIAYDDEHLRDYMTLAREASPDHPILVDKFLDDAIEIDVDAVCDGNDVIVAGIMEHIELAGVHSGDSACVLPPHTLKPQQILALKEQTRALALALNVIGLINIQFAIQNDTIYVLEVNPRASRTVPFVSKATGIPWAKVAARLMIGRKLKELGVPSDIALNHFSVKEAVLPFNKFSGVDTILGPEMKSTGEVMGIDKSFGLAFAKAQMAVNSMAPLKGNVLISVNDNDKKKIVSAARKLQNLGFTLFATRGTARFLSDEGLQVRPVYKVNEDRPNIVDHIKNKEIALIINTPLGKTSAFDEIAIRRAAVDYRIPYITTIAGAHAMVSAIEAIKAGELSVNCLQEYHSRERATLSTSP, via the coding sequence ATGCCAAAACGAAATGACATCCAAAAAATACTCATAATCGGGTCCGGCCCGATCATCATCGGCCAGGCCTGCGAATTCGATTATTCCGGCGCGCAGGCCTGCAAGGCGCTGCGGGAAGAAGGCTATACCATCGTGCTGGTGAACAGCAATCCCGCCACGATCATGACCGATCCCGAGATGGCCGACCGCACCTATATCGAGCCGCTCGTTCCCCATGTGCTTGAGAAGATCATCGAGCGCGAACGCCCTCATGCGCTCCTGCCCACCATCGGGGGCCAAACCGGCCTGAACCTGGCGGTCGACCTGGCCCAGATGGGCGTCCTCGACCGCTGGAACGTCGAATTGATCGGGGCAAAGCTGCCGGCCATTCAAAAGGCGGAAGACCGCTCTCTCTTTAAAGAGGCCATGAACCGAATCGGGCTCGAACTGCCAAGAAGCTATTTCTGCCATTCAATCGAAGAAGCGATGGCTCAAATCGATGCCATCGGATTCCCCGTCGTCATCCGGCCCTCTTTTACCCTCGGCGGGACCGGCGGAAACATCGCCTATAATCGCGATGAGTTCGAGCGCATGGTGAAATGGGGGCTCGATGCCAGCCCCATCAGTGAGGTCCTGGTCGAGGAATCCGTCATCGGCTGGAAAGAATACGAGCTCGAGGTCATGCGCGACGGCGCCGACAACGTCGTCATCATCTGCTCGATCGAGAATTTCGACCCAATGGGCATTCACACCGGCGACAGCATCACGGTCGCTCCCGCGCAGACGCTTTCCGACAAGGAATACCAGGCGATGCGCGATGCCGCCGCAGCTGTCATCCGCGAGATAGGAGTCGATACCGGCGGCTCGAACATCCAGTTCGCCGTCGATCCCGCGACCGGACGCATGGTCGTCATCGAAATGAACCCCCGCGTCTCGCGCAGCTCGGCGCTCGCATCGAAAGCCACCGGCTTCCCGATCGCAAAAATCGCGGCTAAACTCGCCGTCGGCTATACGCTAGACGAAATCCCGAACGACATCACGAAGCAGACGCCGGCTTCCTTCGAGCCCACCATCGACTACTGCGTCGTGAAGATTCCGCGCTGGGCCTTCGAGAAATTCCCCGGCTCGGACCCGACGCTCACCATTCAAATGAAAAGCGTCGGCGAAACCATGAGCATCGGACGGACCTTCAAAGAGGCCCTGCAAAAGGGCCTGCGTTCGCTCGAAATAGACCGGTACGGCCTCGGCAGCGACGGCAAGAACGTCCGCTATCCCGCCGGCGCCGCCGGTCCGGAGACAATCAACCACATCAGGGAAAGACTCAGGACGCCAACGAGCGAACGCATTTTCTATCTGCGCGAAGCCATATTGGCGGGACTCGATATCGCTGAGATATATCAATTGACGCGCATCGATCCGTGGTTTATCAACAATATCAAGGACATTCTGGACGCAGAATCGCGCCTGCGGTCCGCGCCCGTCTCCCTCCTTGATATGATTCGCGGCGCGGCCGGCCAAAACGGCAGCCCGGAGGCGCGCGCCCTTCTTCTGGATGCCAAGCAGCATGGCTTCTCCGACCGCCAGCTTGCATATCTGTGGGAATCGGACGAGATGACGGTGCGGAGCGCGCGCAAAAAACTGGGAGTCGAGGCCACCTTCAAGCTGGTCGATACCTGTGCAGCCGAATTCGAAGCCTATACTCCCTATTACTATTCGACCTATTCGGATGAGGATGAAGTCAGGCCGTCCGAAAAGAAGAAAGTCATGATTCTGGGCGGCGGACCCAACCGCATCGGGCAGGGTATCGAATTCGATTACTGCTGCGTGCACGCCGCTTTCGCATTGAAGGAAGAAGGCTGCGAGACCATCATGGTCAATAGCAACCCCGAAACCGTCAGCACCGATTATGATACGTCGGACAAGCTGTATTTCGAGCCGCTCGCGCTCGAGGACGTTCTCAACATTTGCGACAAGGAAAAGCCCGACGGCGTTATCGTCCAGTTCGGCGGGCAAACCCCGCTCAAACTCGCCGTCCCGCTTCAGAAGGCCGGCGTCCCGATCATCGGCACATTGCCTGAACATATCGATGTCGCCGAAGATAGAGAACTCTTTCGTCAAATACTCGACCGGCTCGGCCTGAAACAGGCGCCGAGCGATACGGCTTTTTCAACCGAGGACGCTTTGGGAATCGCCAATCGGATAGGCTACCCCGTGCTGGTGAGGCCATCGTACGTGCTCGGCGGAAGGGCGATGATTATTGCCTACGACGACGAACATCTGCGCGATTACATGACGCTTGCGCGCGAGGCCTCGCCCGATCACCCGATCCTGGTCGACAAATTCCTCGATGACGCCATTGAGATCGACGTCGATGCCGTTTGCGACGGCAATGACGTGATTGTTGCGGGAATCATGGAACATATAGAATTGGCCGGCGTCCATTCCGGCGACAGCGCATGCGTTTTGCCCCCGCATACACTCAAGCCGCAGCAGATTCTCGCACTCAAAGAGCAGACACGCGCGCTTGCGCTCGCCCTCAACGTGATCGGGCTCATCAATATCCAGTTCGCCATTCAGAATGACACTATCTACGTTCTCGAAGTAAACCCGAGAGCGTCGCGCACAGTCCCGTTTGTCTCGAAGGCGACCGGCATTCCCTGGGCAAAGGTGGCCGCCAGATTGATGATCGGCCGGAAACTGAAAGAACTCGGCGTTCCTTCAGATATCGCGCTCAACCACTTTTCGGTCAAAGAGGCGGTCCTTCCCTTTAATAAATTCTCCGGAGTCGATACCATTCTCGGGCCGGAAATGAAATCGACGGGAGAAGTCATGGGGATCGACAAAAGCTTCGGACTCGCCTTCGCAAAAGCGCAAATGGCCGTGAACTCGATGGCCCCGCTGAAGGGGAACGTGCTCATCAGCGTCAACGACAATGACAAGAAGAAAATAGTCTCTGCCGCAAGAAAACTCCAGAACCTCGGCTTCACTCTCTTCGCCACCCGCGGAACCGCCCGTTTTCTTTCAGACGAAGGGCTTCAGGTGAGGCCGGTCTACAAGGTGAACGAGGATCGTCCAAATATTGTCGATCACATCAAGAACAAAGAGATCGCCTTGATTATCAACACGCCGCTGGGAAAAACATCGGCCTTCGATGAGATCGCCATCCGCCGTGCGGCCGTGGATTATCGCATCCCCTACATTACAACAATCGCAGGCGCACACGCCATGGTCAGCGCCATCGAAGCCATAAAAGCCGGCGAGCTCTCCGTCAACTGCCTGCAAGAATATCATTCGCGGGAGCGCGCAACCCTCAGTACTTCACCCTGA